In Sphingomonas psychrotolerans, the following proteins share a genomic window:
- a CDS encoding cell wall hydrolase, translating to MNVRTAEIARQSDPRQALAEGFRERRAIGRQGSVGDNRLERPPQTFPREACRKKSGTNRLRMIGLAALVAGPSAALPTRAQSTLPRPVEDRTRAVECLTLAIAYEAGFESAEGQQAVGEVVLNRARHPSFPKSVCGVVFAGSTLKTGCQFTFTCDGSMRRILPERVMAQSRKIAGEVIDGRLPPLVGDALNYHADYVSPYWAPSLERVTKIGAHIFYRRRGTAIAVLAGRPVSGFAPNAGQAAVPAPVTAPAPAFAPWGLAPPVPAPILQPVGS from the coding sequence ATGAACGTGAGAACGGCCGAGATCGCGCGTCAATCCGATCCACGACAGGCGCTTGCGGAGGGCTTCCGCGAGCGGCGTGCGATCGGGCGGCAGGGTAGCGTGGGCGACAATCGACTCGAACGCCCGCCGCAGACCTTCCCGCGCGAGGCGTGTCGCAAGAAAAGCGGAACGAATCGGCTTCGAATGATCGGCCTGGCCGCCCTTGTCGCCGGTCCTTCGGCCGCCCTCCCCACCCGAGCGCAATCCACCCTGCCCCGGCCGGTCGAGGACCGGACCCGGGCAGTCGAGTGCCTGACGCTGGCCATCGCCTATGAAGCGGGGTTCGAGAGCGCCGAAGGCCAGCAGGCGGTCGGCGAAGTCGTGCTGAACCGCGCGCGGCATCCCTCTTTCCCAAAATCGGTGTGCGGGGTCGTCTTTGCCGGCTCGACGCTGAAGACGGGGTGCCAGTTCACTTTCACCTGCGACGGATCGATGCGGCGCATCCTTCCCGAAAGAGTCATGGCCCAGTCGCGCAAGATTGCCGGCGAGGTGATCGACGGACGACTGCCGCCATTGGTCGGCGATGCGTTGAACTATCACGCCGATTATGTGTCGCCTTATTGGGCGCCGAGCCTCGAGCGCGTCACCAAGATCGGCGCGCATATCTTCTATCGGCGTCGAGGCACGGCGATAGCGGTGCTCGCCGGCCGGCCGGTATCCGGTTTCGCGCCGAACGCGGGCCAGGCCGCCGTGCCTGCACCCGTCACGGCGCCCGCGCCCGCTTTCGCGCCCTGGGGGCTGGCTCCGCCAGTCCCCGCGCCCATTCTCCAGCCTGTGGGATCCTGA
- a CDS encoding helix-turn-helix transcriptional regulator: MDEYMPIADAAAVGQESSASFEHHLMLDGRLEALPDRPRPRARAHLAPWQVKLARDMMLTQMAGRLALTDVASRLNMSVSHFIKAFRETEGVAPYHWYMQRRIAQAMTLLLDDTMPLSKVADECGFADQSHFTKAFTRLLGVSPGRWRRSVRSGYPGFGG; this comes from the coding sequence ATGGACGAGTATATGCCGATCGCGGATGCCGCGGCCGTTGGTCAGGAGAGTTCCGCTTCGTTCGAGCACCATTTGATGCTCGACGGCAGACTGGAGGCGCTGCCGGATCGCCCGCGTCCACGGGCGCGGGCCCATCTGGCACCGTGGCAGGTCAAACTCGCGCGCGACATGATGCTGACCCAGATGGCCGGGCGCCTCGCCCTGACCGACGTCGCCAGCCGGCTCAACATGTCGGTCAGCCATTTCATCAAGGCTTTTCGCGAGACCGAAGGCGTCGCGCCGTATCATTGGTACATGCAGCGCCGGATCGCGCAGGCGATGACCTTGCTCCTCGACGACACGATGCCGCTCTCCAAAGTCGCCGACGAATGCGGTTTCGCGGATCAGAGCCACTTCACCAAGGCGTTCACGCGGCTGCTCGGGGTTTCGCCCGGCCGCTGGCGCCGCAGCGTGCGAAGCGGCTATCCGGGCTTCGGCGGATAA
- a CDS encoding tetratricopeptide repeat protein: MAGSNSLLKVQYAQMQALLERGATFLGKGKAANALRAFDDAIAINPGSAEAFCCRGNALADLGQLAEAVASYDRAIALDPRLSEAHDFRGAAFALAGEFELALQSVERALLIAPDNFNARNNRANLLREVGRFDEALAEFDLLIAREPAFAAAYSMRARTLAALSRHEEALHSFEKTLALDPHNAEALCNRGTALNFLDRPEEAVEAFEQALALDPGHAEILGNLGAALARVGRLDAAESCFRRCLAGEPGHVDALLGLAGLISRRRGFDEAGRVYQRVLTIDVNNVAALRGLAGALEELGQHRSALICYDHLLSVAPDNAAAHQKRGFLLVSRTHHAEALLSFDRAKALDPALEHSAVRLHAAMHLSKWEDFDAQLDAVRHAAAAGDPGAMPFPVLALADDPALQHRCAQILADSHQQIPATPLSGRYPRHERIRLGYFSADFHHHATMQLFAETLEAHDRDRFELAAFWFGEDMGDQWRSRAKGAFDTFVDVRLKDDAAAAQIARDMEIDIAIDLKGYTQNCRFGIFAERAAPIQVSYLGYPGTSGAAAIDYLFADEVLIRPDARNAISEKIVYLPASYQANASLKPVSRLATRQAVGLPEQGFVFCCFNQNYKITPDIFACWMSILRRAEASVLWLWVNHEPARQNLARNAAELGVDPARIVFAGSEPTERHLDRLQLADLFLDTLPCNAHTTASDALRVGLPILTCPGRSFAARVAASLLTALDLRELVADDLAEYEALAVALAHDPARLAAIRARLIGGRLRSTLFEPPAMARKLEAAYSAIYARHHAGEAPDDIRITA; the protein is encoded by the coding sequence GTGGCCGGTTCGAATTCTCTCTTGAAGGTCCAATATGCCCAGATGCAGGCGCTGCTGGAGCGCGGCGCGACCTTTCTCGGCAAGGGCAAGGCGGCCAATGCGTTGCGGGCGTTCGACGACGCCATCGCGATCAATCCCGGCAGCGCCGAGGCATTCTGCTGCCGCGGCAATGCCCTCGCCGATCTGGGCCAGCTGGCGGAGGCGGTCGCGAGCTATGACCGTGCGATCGCCCTCGATCCGCGGCTGTCGGAGGCGCATGATTTCCGGGGCGCCGCGTTCGCCCTCGCGGGAGAGTTCGAGCTGGCGCTGCAGAGCGTCGAGCGCGCGCTGCTGATCGCCCCCGACAATTTCAACGCGCGCAACAATCGCGCGAATCTGCTACGCGAGGTTGGCCGGTTCGACGAGGCGCTGGCCGAATTCGACCTGCTCATCGCGCGCGAGCCGGCCTTCGCCGCCGCATACAGCATGCGCGCGCGGACGCTCGCGGCGCTGAGCCGTCACGAAGAGGCGTTGCACAGCTTCGAGAAGACGCTCGCGCTCGATCCGCACAACGCCGAGGCGCTGTGCAATCGGGGGACCGCGCTGAACTTCCTCGATCGCCCCGAGGAAGCGGTCGAAGCATTCGAGCAGGCGCTCGCGCTCGATCCCGGACATGCCGAGATTCTGGGTAATCTTGGCGCCGCGCTCGCCCGCGTCGGCCGGCTGGACGCGGCGGAAAGCTGCTTTCGTCGCTGTCTCGCGGGCGAGCCCGGCCACGTCGACGCATTGCTTGGGCTCGCCGGCCTGATTTCCCGGCGTCGAGGCTTCGATGAGGCGGGGCGGGTGTATCAGCGGGTGCTGACGATCGACGTCAACAATGTCGCCGCGCTCCGGGGCTTGGCCGGGGCGCTGGAAGAGCTCGGGCAGCATCGGAGCGCACTGATATGCTATGATCATCTCCTGTCGGTCGCCCCGGACAATGCGGCGGCGCATCAGAAACGCGGCTTTCTGCTGGTTTCGCGCACCCATCACGCGGAGGCGCTCCTGTCCTTCGATCGGGCGAAAGCGCTCGACCCCGCGCTCGAGCATTCGGCGGTGCGGCTGCACGCGGCAATGCACCTTTCGAAATGGGAAGATTTCGACGCGCAGCTGGACGCCGTCCGGCACGCGGCGGCTGCGGGGGATCCGGGGGCGATGCCCTTTCCGGTGCTGGCGCTCGCCGATGATCCGGCGCTCCAGCACCGATGCGCGCAAATCCTTGCCGACAGCCATCAGCAGATCCCCGCGACGCCCCTCTCCGGCCGCTATCCGCGTCACGAGCGGATCCGGCTCGGCTATTTCTCGGCCGATTTCCATCATCATGCGACGATGCAGCTCTTCGCCGAGACGCTCGAGGCGCATGACCGGGATCGTTTCGAGCTCGCGGCATTCTGGTTCGGCGAGGATATGGGCGATCAATGGCGGTCGCGGGCAAAGGGCGCGTTCGACACGTTCGTCGACGTTCGGCTCAAGGACGATGCGGCGGCCGCGCAGATTGCGCGCGACATGGAGATCGACATCGCCATCGACCTCAAGGGCTATACCCAGAATTGCCGATTCGGCATCTTTGCCGAGCGTGCCGCGCCGATCCAGGTGAGCTATCTCGGCTATCCCGGCACCTCTGGCGCGGCGGCGATCGACTATCTCTTCGCCGACGAGGTGCTGATCCGTCCGGATGCGCGGAACGCGATATCCGAGAAGATCGTGTATCTCCCCGCATCCTATCAGGCCAATGCCAGCCTCAAGCCGGTTTCGCGGCTGGCCACGCGGCAGGCCGTCGGGCTGCCGGAGCAGGGTTTCGTGTTTTGCTGTTTCAACCAGAACTACAAGATCACCCCCGACATCTTCGCATGCTGGATGTCGATCCTGCGCCGGGCGGAAGCGAGCGTGCTGTGGCTCTGGGTGAACCACGAACCCGCGCGGCAGAATCTCGCCCGCAACGCGGCCGAACTCGGCGTGGATCCGGCGCGGATCGTCTTTGCCGGGAGCGAGCCCACCGAGCGCCATCTCGACCGGCTGCAGCTCGCCGATCTCTTCCTCGATACCTTGCCGTGCAACGCCCACACCACCGCCAGCGACGCGCTGCGCGTCGGTTTGCCGATCCTCACCTGCCCGGGGCGGAGCTTCGCCGCGCGGGTGGCGGCGAGCCTGCTCACGGCCCTGGACCTGCGCGAACTCGTAGCGGACGATCTCGCCGAATATGAGGCGCTTGCCGTCGCGCTTGCGCACGACCCCGCGCGGCTCGCGGCGATCCGCGCGCGGCTGATCGGAGGCCGCTTGCGATCGACGCTGTTCGAGCCGCCGGCAATGGCGCGTAAGCTCGAGGCCGCTTATTCGGCGATCTATGCGCGCCACCACGCGGGCGAGGCTCCTGACGACATCCGCATCACGGCGTGA
- a CDS encoding polysaccharide biosynthesis/export family protein, translating to MTSLFAFVAARGRGAMLALPLLVAGCATLPSSGPTAPEVIAASRPTARLPAKLIDLDAEALSDVNTAPAPAGALAGLAAEGDIDRIGPGDVLQISVFEIGTALFAGPAVTEVQPAATGSTLPAIVVARDGTIQIPYAGAVEAAGQTPQSLARSVEARLRGYSEQAQVNIVVRENMTNSVFVLGGVKAPGRIPLSLAREHVLDAIALAGGTTSAPHDTMIRVTRAGRSAEIGLDELLAGSPDDLLLLPGDRIELLRNLQSFTVFGASDKVSEIPFEMRRLTLAQAVARAGGPSDRQADPTAVFVFRWAAPETPGGAPVPVIYRLNMLRPESYFVSQRFAMRNGDVIYIANARSNQAAKLVQIINQLFSPFYGVRELTR from the coding sequence ATGACATCCCTGTTCGCGTTCGTGGCTGCCCGTGGCCGGGGGGCGATGCTGGCGCTTCCGCTTCTCGTCGCCGGCTGCGCCACCTTGCCGTCGAGCGGCCCGACCGCGCCCGAAGTGATCGCGGCGTCGCGCCCGACCGCCCGACTGCCTGCGAAATTGATCGACCTCGACGCCGAGGCCTTGTCCGATGTCAACACAGCACCGGCGCCCGCGGGGGCGCTCGCCGGGCTTGCGGCCGAGGGCGATATCGACCGGATCGGTCCCGGCGACGTCCTGCAGATCTCGGTATTCGAAATCGGTACCGCACTCTTCGCAGGCCCGGCGGTGACCGAGGTCCAGCCTGCCGCCACGGGGAGCACATTACCGGCGATCGTCGTCGCGCGCGACGGCACGATCCAGATCCCCTATGCCGGGGCCGTCGAGGCTGCCGGTCAGACCCCACAATCGCTCGCCCGAAGCGTCGAGGCGCGGCTGCGGGGCTATTCCGAACAGGCGCAGGTCAACATCGTCGTCCGCGAGAACATGACCAACAGCGTGTTCGTGCTGGGCGGAGTGAAGGCGCCCGGCCGGATTCCGCTGTCGCTGGCACGCGAGCATGTGCTGGATGCGATTGCGTTGGCGGGCGGCACGACCTCGGCGCCGCACGATACGATGATCCGGGTTACGCGCGCCGGACGCAGCGCCGAGATCGGTCTCGACGAATTGCTCGCGGGATCGCCGGACGATCTGCTGCTGCTGCCGGGGGATCGCATCGAGCTCCTCCGCAATCTGCAGAGCTTCACCGTCTTCGGCGCGAGCGACAAGGTGTCGGAAATTCCGTTCGAGATGCGGAGGCTCACGCTCGCGCAGGCAGTCGCGCGGGCCGGCGGCCCCTCCGACCGTCAGGCGGATCCGACTGCGGTGTTCGTCTTTCGCTGGGCCGCACCTGAGACGCCCGGCGGCGCGCCGGTGCCCGTCATCTATCGGCTCAACATGCTGCGACCCGAAAGCTATTTCGTCTCGCAGCGTTTCGCGATGCGCAACGGCGACGTGATCTACATCGCCAATGCGCGCTCCAATCAGGCGGCCAAGCTGGTCCAGATCATCAACCAACTCTTCTCGCCATTCTATGGGGTTCGAGAATTGACGCGATGA
- a CDS encoding glycosyltransferase family 4 protein, translating into MSARLSNIERMRQLYDPNYVRRVDTLDEAPVQVCVEDRMLTAAAGTGVATYARTLAACLPAAGASPLLLGDGPAGPVRRARLGRWIAATRAGARLADVAAPDEAAAHWVVRDLFREAHVFFNLHGRLLPVEFDRPPQVMHWTYPLPLYLRGARNLYTIHDLIPLTHPELTRVSSTRHAAVLRQIAAHAYGLVTVSETVRRQLVDHLGIPEGRVVNTLQAIDAPLQSDPSLPPGLRSGDYFFFCGRVEPRKNLDRLACAHAASGTALPLVIVGPQVPGEEALEKTLRGFAGVIRLPWMPRRELLGMMRRARALLFPSLAEGFGLPIAEAMTLGCPVLTSSAGAPAEIAGDAALLVDPRQTAQIEVAIRRLESDEILRARLRAAGFARGLKFTPDVYARRLRALYADAIATAPRGRT; encoded by the coding sequence ATGAGCGCGCGCCTCTCGAACATCGAACGGATGCGGCAACTCTACGACCCCAATTATGTTCGCAGGGTTGACACGCTGGACGAAGCGCCGGTGCAGGTGTGCGTCGAGGATCGCATGCTGACCGCTGCCGCCGGCACGGGCGTCGCTACCTATGCACGGACACTGGCGGCCTGTCTGCCGGCCGCGGGAGCCTCCCCGCTGCTGCTCGGCGACGGTCCGGCCGGACCGGTGCGACGGGCGCGGCTGGGCCGCTGGATCGCGGCCACGCGAGCGGGGGCACGCCTGGCGGACGTCGCGGCCCCGGACGAAGCGGCGGCGCATTGGGTGGTCCGCGACCTTTTCCGAGAGGCGCATGTCTTCTTCAACCTGCATGGCCGGTTACTGCCGGTCGAATTCGATCGCCCCCCCCAGGTGATGCACTGGACCTATCCGCTGCCGCTCTATCTCCGCGGGGCGAGGAACCTTTACACTATCCACGACCTGATCCCGCTGACCCATCCCGAGCTCACCCGCGTCTCGTCGACGCGGCATGCGGCGGTGCTGCGCCAGATTGCCGCGCATGCTTATGGTCTGGTCACGGTCTCCGAAACCGTCCGCCGCCAACTGGTCGACCATCTGGGGATCCCCGAGGGCAGGGTGGTCAACACCTTGCAGGCGATCGACGCGCCGCTGCAATCGGACCCGAGCCTTCCGCCCGGCTTGCGATCAGGCGATTATTTCTTCTTCTGCGGGCGAGTCGAGCCGCGGAAGAACCTCGACCGGCTCGCTTGTGCGCACGCCGCGAGCGGGACGGCGTTGCCGCTGGTGATCGTCGGACCGCAGGTGCCGGGGGAGGAGGCGCTCGAGAAAACGCTGCGCGGGTTTGCCGGCGTGATCCGCTTGCCGTGGATGCCGCGCCGCGAGCTGCTCGGCATGATGCGACGCGCCCGCGCTTTGCTGTTTCCGTCGCTCGCCGAGGGCTTTGGCCTGCCGATTGCCGAGGCGATGACGCTCGGCTGTCCGGTGCTTACGTCCAGCGCGGGCGCGCCGGCCGAAATCGCCGGCGACGCGGCGCTGCTGGTCGATCCCCGGCAGACCGCGCAGATCGAGGTGGCGATCCGTCGGCTCGAAAGCGACGAGATACTCCGCGCCCGGTTGCGCGCCGCCGGCTTTGCCCGCGGTCTGAAGTTCACGCCGGATGTCTATGCGCGGCGGCTTCGCGCGCTCTATGCGGACGCGATCGCCACAGCACCGCGGGGCCGAACGTGA
- a CDS encoding glycosyltransferase family 4 protein — translation MTRPFRIGIDGLNLALPHGTGVATYSRTLARTVAEMGRAPDLVFGLPVPPRSSRDLRETLFFAELGRDDQPETSPAAAKRARLFVAPWARRLVEVPVQGRVRAEAFAERLPSFSTLHSFGSLWSVAARHFKRYRRFLTVTMADPPEIMHWTYPLPIHLAGAVNIYTIHDLVPLRLPHTSLENKRLHDRLLRSCIGRAARICTVSEASRRDIVEFLGADPGQVVNCYQSIDPVPAIDSAVLAGRLRALFDLEPQGYFLYFGAIEPKKNVGRLIEAYLASEVATPLVIVGGRGWRSENELRLLGSAGSQSLSGVARIRKLDYLPRRMLDVLIAGARGVLFPSLYEGFGLPVVEALARGVPVMTSTGGSLPEVTGSAALLVDPYDVGAIAAAIRKLDEDAELRRALAAMGPAQADRFAPARFRANLSALYRSLVVPVHDTVPAQPVTFGAATI, via the coding sequence GTGACGCGCCCTTTCCGGATCGGTATCGACGGGCTGAACCTCGCCCTTCCGCACGGCACCGGCGTCGCGACCTATTCGCGCACGCTCGCCCGCACCGTCGCGGAGATGGGCCGCGCGCCCGATCTCGTATTCGGACTGCCCGTCCCGCCGCGTTCGTCGCGCGATTTGCGCGAGACCCTGTTCTTCGCCGAGCTTGGCCGCGACGATCAGCCTGAGACCTCGCCCGCCGCCGCAAAGCGCGCGCGGCTCTTTGTCGCGCCTTGGGCGCGGCGGCTGGTCGAGGTGCCGGTACAGGGCCGTGTCCGCGCCGAGGCGTTCGCCGAGCGCCTGCCGAGCTTCTCGACGCTGCACAGTTTCGGGTCTCTGTGGTCGGTCGCGGCGCGTCACTTCAAACGCTATCGCCGCTTTCTCACGGTCACGATGGCCGATCCGCCGGAGATCATGCACTGGACCTATCCGCTGCCGATCCATCTGGCCGGCGCGGTCAATATCTACACGATCCACGATCTGGTGCCGCTCCGGCTCCCGCACACCAGCCTCGAGAACAAACGCCTGCACGATCGGCTGCTGCGAAGCTGCATCGGTCGCGCCGCGCGCATCTGCACCGTCTCCGAGGCTTCGCGGCGCGATATCGTCGAATTTCTCGGCGCCGATCCCGGGCAGGTGGTCAATTGCTATCAGTCGATCGATCCGGTTCCGGCGATCGACTCCGCCGTGCTGGCCGGGCGGCTTCGCGCATTGTTCGATCTCGAGCCGCAGGGCTATTTCCTCTATTTCGGCGCGATCGAGCCCAAGAAGAATGTCGGGCGCCTGATCGAGGCCTATCTCGCGAGCGAAGTGGCGACGCCATTGGTCATCGTGGGCGGGCGCGGCTGGCGTTCGGAGAATGAACTGCGCCTGCTGGGCAGCGCCGGATCGCAAAGCCTCTCGGGCGTGGCGCGGATCCGCAAGCTCGATTATCTGCCGCGGCGGATGCTCGACGTGCTGATCGCCGGCGCGCGCGGCGTGCTATTCCCATCGCTCTACGAAGGGTTCGGTCTGCCGGTGGTGGAGGCGCTCGCGCGCGGCGTGCCGGTCATGACCTCGACCGGCGGATCGCTGCCCGAAGTTACCGGGAGCGCCGCGCTGCTGGTCGATCCCTATGACGTCGGCGCAATCGCGGCCGCCATCCGCAAACTGGACGAGGATGCCGAACTTCGCCGTGCGCTCGCGGCGATGGGGCCGGCGCAGGCCGATCGCTTCGCCCCGGCGCGGTTTCGCGCGAACCTGTCCGCACTCTACCGATCGCTTGTCGTGCCTGTGCACGACACCGTACCTGCGCAACCAGTGACCTTCGGGGCGGCAACCATATGA
- a CDS encoding type II secretion system minor pseudopilin, whose translation MTPRGEEGYALVAAVASIAVFATIALAVLSATRMGIEDAGAEQARMQAVAAADAGVAFALSRLLADDASQRWAADGRIRSMRFAGAGLRIALRDERGKVPLGLLDEPQATTLLERAGLEGERLLIARDSLLDWIDDDTIKRPFGAEESYYRSVGLFPADGRFASIDELALVRGLDADTVARIRPYVTTWTLRSGFDAQYADPRALAVMDTGGEGGPAAIERARELAGQTTALSFASAPTLVDRPISIEAVASLPGGGRAVRTLVVELTGVADRPYVVRAYE comes from the coding sequence ATGACCCCGCGCGGCGAGGAGGGTTATGCGCTGGTGGCGGCGGTAGCGAGCATCGCCGTGTTCGCGACGATCGCGCTCGCCGTGCTCAGCGCAACCCGGATGGGGATCGAGGATGCCGGGGCCGAGCAGGCGCGGATGCAGGCCGTCGCCGCCGCCGATGCGGGGGTCGCGTTCGCGCTCAGCCGCCTGCTGGCCGACGACGCGTCGCAGCGCTGGGCCGCGGACGGCCGGATCCGTTCGATGCGCTTCGCCGGCGCGGGCCTGCGGATCGCCCTCCGCGACGAGCGCGGCAAGGTTCCGCTGGGCCTGCTCGACGAACCGCAGGCGACCACTTTGCTCGAACGCGCCGGCCTTGAGGGCGAACGGCTGTTGATCGCGCGCGATTCGCTGCTCGACTGGATCGACGACGACACGATCAAACGCCCCTTCGGCGCCGAGGAGTCTTATTACCGATCCGTGGGCCTGTTCCCCGCCGATGGCCGGTTCGCTTCCATCGACGAACTCGCGCTTGTCCGCGGGCTGGACGCCGACACCGTCGCGCGCATCCGTCCCTATGTCACGACCTGGACGCTGCGCAGCGGCTTCGACGCGCAATATGCCGACCCCCGTGCACTCGCGGTCATGGACACCGGCGGCGAGGGCGGGCCGGCCGCGATCGAGCGGGCACGCGAGCTTGCTGGCCAGACCACCGCGCTGTCGTTCGCCAGTGCGCCGACGCTCGTCGACCGGCCGATCTCGATCGAGGCGGTCGCCAGCCTGCCCGGTGGCGGGCGGGCCGTGCGCACTCTGGTGGTCGAGCTCACCGGGGTTGCCGATCGGCCCTATGTCGTGCGGGCGTATGAGTGA